From one Salmo salar chromosome ssa09, Ssal_v3.1, whole genome shotgun sequence genomic stretch:
- the LOC100380717 gene encoding heat shock 70 kDa protein 4 isoform X3, protein MSVVGFDVGFLNCYVAVARAGGIETVANEYSDRCTPACVSFGPRNRSIGAAAKSQVVTNCKNTVQGFKRFHGRAFSDPYIQSLKSSLVYDLAQMPSGTTGIKVMYMEEEKVFSIEQVTAMLLTKMKETAEHALKKPVADCVVSVPCYYTDAERRSVVDAAQIAGLNCLRLMNETTAVALAYGIYKQDLPAPEEKPRIVVFVDIGHSGYQTSVCAFNKGKLKILATACDPELGGKDFDEMLVRHFCEEFGKKYKLDVKTKPRALVRLYQECEKLKKLMSANSSDLPLNIECFMNDIDVSGKLNRGQFEEMCADVLARVEAPLHNLMEQASEYQLKKEDIYAVEIVGGASRIPSVKERISKFFGKELSTTLNADEAVARGCALQCAILSPAFKVREFSITDAVAYPISLKWNSAAEEGLSDCEVFPKNHAAPFSKVLTFYRREPFSLEAYYNTPKELPYPDPTIGQFVIQKVVPQASGESSKVKVKVRVNIHGIFSVSSASLVEVQKTEEGEEPMDTEQQSTPEKEEEKETDQDETKAQGDGQKEMEEEKKTLPENEEMETSPEESKTEKKSDQPPQAKKPKVKTKVLELPIENSPQWELAIDMLNLFVENEGKMIMQDKLEKERNDAKNYVEEYVYDMRDKLHGRLEKFVSEADRDILSLQLEDTENWLYEDGEDQPKQQYIDKLAELKKLGQPIQERYMESEERPRAFDDMGKQIQMYMKIVEAYKTKEEQYDHLDQEDINKVDKMVNDGMIWMNSKMNQQSKLSLTVEPAVRVREIQDKTKELYSTCNPIVTKPKPKVELPKDDKAGEQNGPVNGQEKAPAEGTEKGTADSTGNPPSTESTNPRPDMDLD, encoded by the exons ATGTCTGTGGTAGGATTCGACGTCGGCTTCCTGAACTGCTATGTTGCGGTAGCCCGAGCCGGAGGAATAGAAACTGTAGCCAATGAATACAGCGATCGGTGTACACC AGCATGCGTGTCGTTTGGACCACGGAATCGATCTATTGGTGCAGCTGCAAAAAGCCAG GTCGTCACAAACTGCAAGAACACAGTCCAAGGGTTCAAGAGATTTCATGGCCGGGCGTTTTCTGATCCGTATATCCAGAGTTTGAAATCCAGCCTGGTTTACGACCTGGCACAGATGCCTTCGGGCACCACTGGCATCAAG GTGATGtacatggaggaggagaaggtgttCAGCATTGAGCAGGTCACTGCTATGCTTCTGACCAAGATGAAAGAGACAGCTGAGCATGCACTGAAGAAACCCGTGGCTGACTGCGTTGTCTCT GTCCCCTGCTACTACACGGACGCCGAGAGGAGATCAGTGGTGGACGCAGCGCAGATCGCTGGACTCAACTGCCTGAGGCTCATGAATGAGACAACTGCAG TGGCGTTGGCGTATGGGATCTACAAGCAGGACCTCCCTGCTCCAGAGGAAAAGCCCAGGATTGTGGTGTTTGTAGACATTGGACACTCTGGATACCAGACCTCTGTCTGTGCCTTCAACAAAGGCAAGCTGAAG ATCCTTGCGACGGCCTGCGACCCGGAGCTGGGCGGGAAGGACTTTGACGAGATGCTGGTGAGACACTTCTGTGAGGAGTTTGGGAAGAAGTACAAGCTGGACGTGAAGACCAAGCCCAGGGCTCTCGTCAGGCTCTACCAGGAGTGTGAGAAACTCAAGAAACTGATGAGCGCTAACTCCTCAGACCTGCCCCTCAACATCGAGTGCTTTATGAACGACATTGATGTGTCTGGAAAACTCAACAG GGGTCAATTTGAGGAGATGTGTGCTGACGTTCTGGCCAGAGTGGAGGCACCACTGCACAACCTGATGGAGCAAGCCAGTGAGTATC AGCTTAAGAAGGAGGACATCTATGCGGTGGAAATAGTGGGCGGGGCCTCCCGTATCCCGTCTGTCAAAGAGAGGATCAGCAAATTCTTTGGGAAGGAGCTGAGCACCACCCTGAATGCTGATGAGGCAGTGGCCAGAGGATGTGCCCTGCAG TGTGCAATCCTGTCCCCTGCATTCAAAGTGCGTGAGTTCTCCATCACAGACGCAGTTGCTTACCCAATCTCTCTGAAATggaactctgctgcagaggaaggCTTGAG CGATTGCGAGGTATTCCCAAAGAACCATGCTGCACCCTTCTCCAAAGTGTTGACTTTCTACCGGAGGGAGCCTTTCTCTCTGGAAGCCTACTACAACACCCCCAAAGAGCTGCCGTACCCCGATCCCACCATAG GTCAGTTTGTGATCCAGAAGGTGGTTCCCCAGGCGTCTGGGGAGAGCTCCAAAGTCAAGGTGAAGGTGAGGGTCAACATCCACGGCATCTTCAGTGTCTCCTCAGCCTCGCTGGTGGAGGTCCAGAAGACCGAGGAAGGAGAGGAGCCCATGGACACAGAACAGCAGTCAACAccggagaaggaggaagagaaagag ACTGACCAGGATGAGACAAAGGCCCAAGGAGATGGACAGAaagagatggaagaggagaagaagacgCTGCCGGAGAATGAGGAGATGGAG aCCTCCCCAGAGGAGAGTAAGACAGAGAAGAAGTCTGACCAGCCTCCCCAGGCCAAGAAGCCCAAAGTCAAGACAAAAGTCTTGGAGCTTCCCATCGAGAATAGCCCTCAGTGGGAGCTGGCCATCGACATGCTCAACCTCTTTGTAGAAAATgag GGTAAAATGATCATGCAGGACAagctggagaaggagagaaaCGATGCTAAGAATTACGTGGAGGAGTATGTGTACGACATGAGGGACAAACTACACGGCAGGCTGGAGAAATTTGTCAGTGAAGCT GATCGGGATATCCTGTCATTACAACTGGAGGACACAGAGAACTGGCTGTATGAAGATGGAGAGGACCAACCTAAACAACAGTACATTGACAAACTGGCTGAGCTGAAG AAACTGGGCCAGCCTATCCAGGAGAGGTACATGGAGTCTGAGGAAAGACCCAGAGCCTTCGATGACATGGGGAAACAGATCCAGATGTACATGAAGATCGTTGAAGCTTATAAAACCAAG GAGGAGCAGTATGACCATTTGGACCAGGAAGATATCAACAAGGTGGATAAGATGGTGAATGATGGTATGATCTGGATGAACAGCAAGATGAACCAGCAAAGTAAACTGAGCTTGACTGTGGAGCCTGCTGTTAGAGTCAGAGAGATACAGGACAAGACTAAG GAGCTATACTCCACCTGCAACCCCATCGTGACCAAGCCCAAGCCCAAGGTGGAGCTGCCTAAGGACGACAAGGCAGGGGAGCAGAATGGACCAGTCAACGGCCAGGAGAAAGCCCCAGCAGAGGGCACTGAGAAGGGGACCGCAGACAGCACAGGCAACCCCCCCTCCACGGAATCCACCAACCCTAGACCTGACATGGACCTTGACTAA
- the LOC100380717 gene encoding heat shock 70 kDa protein 4 isoform X4: MSVVGFDVGFLNCYVAVARAGGIETVANEYSDRCTPACVSFGPRNRSIGAAAKSQVVTNCKNTVQGFKRFHGRAFSDPYIQSLKSSLVYDLAQMPSGTTGIKVMYMEEEKVFSIEQVTAMLLTKMKETAEHALKKPVADCVVSVPCYYTDAERRSVVDAAQIAGLNCLRLMNETTAVALAYGIYKQDLPAPEEKPRIVVFVDIGHSGYQTSVCAFNKGKLKILATACDPELGGKDFDEMLVRHFCEEFGKKYKLDVKTKPRALVRLYQECEKLKKLMSANSSDLPLNIECFMNDIDVSGKLNRGQFEEMCADVLARVEAPLHNLMEQAKLKKEDIYAVEIVGGASRIPSVKERISKFFGKELSTTLNADEAVARGCALQCAILSPAFKVREFSITDAVAYPISLKWNSAAEEGLSDCEVFPKNHAAPFSKVLTFYRREPFSLEAYYNTPKELPYPDPTIGQFVIQKVVPQASGESSKVKVKVRVNIHGIFSVSSASLVEVQKTEEGEEPMDTEQQSTPEKEEEKETDQDETKAQGDGQKEMEEEKKTLPENEEMETSPEESKTEKKSDQPPQAKKPKVKTKVLELPIENSPQWELAIDMLNLFVENEGKMIMQDKLEKERNDAKNYVEEYVYDMRDKLHGRLEKFVSEADRDILSLQLEDTENWLYEDGEDQPKQQYIDKLAELKKLGQPIQERYMESEERPRAFDDMGKQIQMYMKIVEAYKTKEEQYDHLDQEDINKVDKMVNDGMIWMNSKMNQQSKLSLTVEPAVRVREIQDKTKELYSTCNPIVTKPKPKVELPKDDKAGEQNGPVNGQEKAPAEGTEKGTADSTGNPPSTESTNPRPDMDLD, encoded by the exons ATGTCTGTGGTAGGATTCGACGTCGGCTTCCTGAACTGCTATGTTGCGGTAGCCCGAGCCGGAGGAATAGAAACTGTAGCCAATGAATACAGCGATCGGTGTACACC AGCATGCGTGTCGTTTGGACCACGGAATCGATCTATTGGTGCAGCTGCAAAAAGCCAG GTCGTCACAAACTGCAAGAACACAGTCCAAGGGTTCAAGAGATTTCATGGCCGGGCGTTTTCTGATCCGTATATCCAGAGTTTGAAATCCAGCCTGGTTTACGACCTGGCACAGATGCCTTCGGGCACCACTGGCATCAAG GTGATGtacatggaggaggagaaggtgttCAGCATTGAGCAGGTCACTGCTATGCTTCTGACCAAGATGAAAGAGACAGCTGAGCATGCACTGAAGAAACCCGTGGCTGACTGCGTTGTCTCT GTCCCCTGCTACTACACGGACGCCGAGAGGAGATCAGTGGTGGACGCAGCGCAGATCGCTGGACTCAACTGCCTGAGGCTCATGAATGAGACAACTGCAG TGGCGTTGGCGTATGGGATCTACAAGCAGGACCTCCCTGCTCCAGAGGAAAAGCCCAGGATTGTGGTGTTTGTAGACATTGGACACTCTGGATACCAGACCTCTGTCTGTGCCTTCAACAAAGGCAAGCTGAAG ATCCTTGCGACGGCCTGCGACCCGGAGCTGGGCGGGAAGGACTTTGACGAGATGCTGGTGAGACACTTCTGTGAGGAGTTTGGGAAGAAGTACAAGCTGGACGTGAAGACCAAGCCCAGGGCTCTCGTCAGGCTCTACCAGGAGTGTGAGAAACTCAAGAAACTGATGAGCGCTAACTCCTCAGACCTGCCCCTCAACATCGAGTGCTTTATGAACGACATTGATGTGTCTGGAAAACTCAACAG GGGTCAATTTGAGGAGATGTGTGCTGACGTTCTGGCCAGAGTGGAGGCACCACTGCACAACCTGATGGAGCAAGCCA AGCTTAAGAAGGAGGACATCTATGCGGTGGAAATAGTGGGCGGGGCCTCCCGTATCCCGTCTGTCAAAGAGAGGATCAGCAAATTCTTTGGGAAGGAGCTGAGCACCACCCTGAATGCTGATGAGGCAGTGGCCAGAGGATGTGCCCTGCAG TGTGCAATCCTGTCCCCTGCATTCAAAGTGCGTGAGTTCTCCATCACAGACGCAGTTGCTTACCCAATCTCTCTGAAATggaactctgctgcagaggaaggCTTGAG CGATTGCGAGGTATTCCCAAAGAACCATGCTGCACCCTTCTCCAAAGTGTTGACTTTCTACCGGAGGGAGCCTTTCTCTCTGGAAGCCTACTACAACACCCCCAAAGAGCTGCCGTACCCCGATCCCACCATAG GTCAGTTTGTGATCCAGAAGGTGGTTCCCCAGGCGTCTGGGGAGAGCTCCAAAGTCAAGGTGAAGGTGAGGGTCAACATCCACGGCATCTTCAGTGTCTCCTCAGCCTCGCTGGTGGAGGTCCAGAAGACCGAGGAAGGAGAGGAGCCCATGGACACAGAACAGCAGTCAACAccggagaaggaggaagagaaagag ACTGACCAGGATGAGACAAAGGCCCAAGGAGATGGACAGAaagagatggaagaggagaagaagacgCTGCCGGAGAATGAGGAGATGGAG aCCTCCCCAGAGGAGAGTAAGACAGAGAAGAAGTCTGACCAGCCTCCCCAGGCCAAGAAGCCCAAAGTCAAGACAAAAGTCTTGGAGCTTCCCATCGAGAATAGCCCTCAGTGGGAGCTGGCCATCGACATGCTCAACCTCTTTGTAGAAAATgag GGTAAAATGATCATGCAGGACAagctggagaaggagagaaaCGATGCTAAGAATTACGTGGAGGAGTATGTGTACGACATGAGGGACAAACTACACGGCAGGCTGGAGAAATTTGTCAGTGAAGCT GATCGGGATATCCTGTCATTACAACTGGAGGACACAGAGAACTGGCTGTATGAAGATGGAGAGGACCAACCTAAACAACAGTACATTGACAAACTGGCTGAGCTGAAG AAACTGGGCCAGCCTATCCAGGAGAGGTACATGGAGTCTGAGGAAAGACCCAGAGCCTTCGATGACATGGGGAAACAGATCCAGATGTACATGAAGATCGTTGAAGCTTATAAAACCAAG GAGGAGCAGTATGACCATTTGGACCAGGAAGATATCAACAAGGTGGATAAGATGGTGAATGATGGTATGATCTGGATGAACAGCAAGATGAACCAGCAAAGTAAACTGAGCTTGACTGTGGAGCCTGCTGTTAGAGTCAGAGAGATACAGGACAAGACTAAG GAGCTATACTCCACCTGCAACCCCATCGTGACCAAGCCCAAGCCCAAGGTGGAGCTGCCTAAGGACGACAAGGCAGGGGAGCAGAATGGACCAGTCAACGGCCAGGAGAAAGCCCCAGCAGAGGGCACTGAGAAGGGGACCGCAGACAGCACAGGCAACCCCCCCTCCACGGAATCCACCAACCCTAGACCTGACATGGACCTTGACTAA
- the LOC100380717 gene encoding heat shock 70 kDa protein 4 isoform X1, which translates to MSVVGFDVGFLNCYVAVARAGGIETVANEYSDRCTPACVSFGPRNRSIGAAAKSQVVTNCKNTVQGFKRFHGRAFSDPYIQSLKSSLVYDLAQMPSGTTGIKVMYMEEEKVFSIEQVTAMLLTKMKETAEHALKKPVADCVVSVPCYYTDAERRSVVDAAQIAGLNCLRLMNETTAVALAYGIYKQDLPAPEEKPRIVVFVDIGHSGYQTSVCAFNKGKLKILATACDPELGGKDFDEMLVRHFCEEFGKKYKLDVKTKPRALVRLYQECEKLKKLMSANSSDLPLNIECFMNDIDVSGKLNRGQFEEMCADVLARVEAPLHNLMEQASEYQLKKEDIYAVEIVGGASRIPSVKERISKFFGKELSTTLNADEAVARGCALQCAILSPAFKVREFSITDAVAYPISLKWNSAAEEGLSDCEVFPKNHAAPFSKVLTFYRREPFSLEAYYNTPKELPYPDPTIGQFVIQKVVPQASGESSKVKVKVRVNIHGIFSVSSASLVEVQKTEEGEEPMDTEQQSTPEKEEEKEGNMQTDQDETKAQGDGQKEMEEEKKTLPENEEMETSPEESKTEKKSDQPPQAKKPKVKTKVLELPIENSPQWELAIDMLNLFVENEGKMIMQDKLEKERNDAKNYVEEYVYDMRDKLHGRLEKFVSEADRDILSLQLEDTENWLYEDGEDQPKQQYIDKLAELKKLGQPIQERYMESEERPRAFDDMGKQIQMYMKIVEAYKTKEEQYDHLDQEDINKVDKMVNDGMIWMNSKMNQQSKLSLTVEPAVRVREIQDKTKELYSTCNPIVTKPKPKVELPKDDKAGEQNGPVNGQEKAPAEGTEKGTADSTGNPPSTESTNPRPDMDLD; encoded by the exons ATGTCTGTGGTAGGATTCGACGTCGGCTTCCTGAACTGCTATGTTGCGGTAGCCCGAGCCGGAGGAATAGAAACTGTAGCCAATGAATACAGCGATCGGTGTACACC AGCATGCGTGTCGTTTGGACCACGGAATCGATCTATTGGTGCAGCTGCAAAAAGCCAG GTCGTCACAAACTGCAAGAACACAGTCCAAGGGTTCAAGAGATTTCATGGCCGGGCGTTTTCTGATCCGTATATCCAGAGTTTGAAATCCAGCCTGGTTTACGACCTGGCACAGATGCCTTCGGGCACCACTGGCATCAAG GTGATGtacatggaggaggagaaggtgttCAGCATTGAGCAGGTCACTGCTATGCTTCTGACCAAGATGAAAGAGACAGCTGAGCATGCACTGAAGAAACCCGTGGCTGACTGCGTTGTCTCT GTCCCCTGCTACTACACGGACGCCGAGAGGAGATCAGTGGTGGACGCAGCGCAGATCGCTGGACTCAACTGCCTGAGGCTCATGAATGAGACAACTGCAG TGGCGTTGGCGTATGGGATCTACAAGCAGGACCTCCCTGCTCCAGAGGAAAAGCCCAGGATTGTGGTGTTTGTAGACATTGGACACTCTGGATACCAGACCTCTGTCTGTGCCTTCAACAAAGGCAAGCTGAAG ATCCTTGCGACGGCCTGCGACCCGGAGCTGGGCGGGAAGGACTTTGACGAGATGCTGGTGAGACACTTCTGTGAGGAGTTTGGGAAGAAGTACAAGCTGGACGTGAAGACCAAGCCCAGGGCTCTCGTCAGGCTCTACCAGGAGTGTGAGAAACTCAAGAAACTGATGAGCGCTAACTCCTCAGACCTGCCCCTCAACATCGAGTGCTTTATGAACGACATTGATGTGTCTGGAAAACTCAACAG GGGTCAATTTGAGGAGATGTGTGCTGACGTTCTGGCCAGAGTGGAGGCACCACTGCACAACCTGATGGAGCAAGCCAGTGAGTATC AGCTTAAGAAGGAGGACATCTATGCGGTGGAAATAGTGGGCGGGGCCTCCCGTATCCCGTCTGTCAAAGAGAGGATCAGCAAATTCTTTGGGAAGGAGCTGAGCACCACCCTGAATGCTGATGAGGCAGTGGCCAGAGGATGTGCCCTGCAG TGTGCAATCCTGTCCCCTGCATTCAAAGTGCGTGAGTTCTCCATCACAGACGCAGTTGCTTACCCAATCTCTCTGAAATggaactctgctgcagaggaaggCTTGAG CGATTGCGAGGTATTCCCAAAGAACCATGCTGCACCCTTCTCCAAAGTGTTGACTTTCTACCGGAGGGAGCCTTTCTCTCTGGAAGCCTACTACAACACCCCCAAAGAGCTGCCGTACCCCGATCCCACCATAG GTCAGTTTGTGATCCAGAAGGTGGTTCCCCAGGCGTCTGGGGAGAGCTCCAAAGTCAAGGTGAAGGTGAGGGTCAACATCCACGGCATCTTCAGTGTCTCCTCAGCCTCGCTGGTGGAGGTCCAGAAGACCGAGGAAGGAGAGGAGCCCATGGACACAGAACAGCAGTCAACAccggagaaggaggaagagaaagag GGCAACATGCAGACTGACCAGGATGAGACAAAGGCCCAAGGAGATGGACAGAaagagatggaagaggagaagaagacgCTGCCGGAGAATGAGGAGATGGAG aCCTCCCCAGAGGAGAGTAAGACAGAGAAGAAGTCTGACCAGCCTCCCCAGGCCAAGAAGCCCAAAGTCAAGACAAAAGTCTTGGAGCTTCCCATCGAGAATAGCCCTCAGTGGGAGCTGGCCATCGACATGCTCAACCTCTTTGTAGAAAATgag GGTAAAATGATCATGCAGGACAagctggagaaggagagaaaCGATGCTAAGAATTACGTGGAGGAGTATGTGTACGACATGAGGGACAAACTACACGGCAGGCTGGAGAAATTTGTCAGTGAAGCT GATCGGGATATCCTGTCATTACAACTGGAGGACACAGAGAACTGGCTGTATGAAGATGGAGAGGACCAACCTAAACAACAGTACATTGACAAACTGGCTGAGCTGAAG AAACTGGGCCAGCCTATCCAGGAGAGGTACATGGAGTCTGAGGAAAGACCCAGAGCCTTCGATGACATGGGGAAACAGATCCAGATGTACATGAAGATCGTTGAAGCTTATAAAACCAAG GAGGAGCAGTATGACCATTTGGACCAGGAAGATATCAACAAGGTGGATAAGATGGTGAATGATGGTATGATCTGGATGAACAGCAAGATGAACCAGCAAAGTAAACTGAGCTTGACTGTGGAGCCTGCTGTTAGAGTCAGAGAGATACAGGACAAGACTAAG GAGCTATACTCCACCTGCAACCCCATCGTGACCAAGCCCAAGCCCAAGGTGGAGCTGCCTAAGGACGACAAGGCAGGGGAGCAGAATGGACCAGTCAACGGCCAGGAGAAAGCCCCAGCAGAGGGCACTGAGAAGGGGACCGCAGACAGCACAGGCAACCCCCCCTCCACGGAATCCACCAACCCTAGACCTGACATGGACCTTGACTAA
- the LOC100380717 gene encoding heat shock 70 kDa protein 4 isoform X2, whose protein sequence is MSVVGFDVGFLNCYVAVARAGGIETVANEYSDRCTPACVSFGPRNRSIGAAAKSQVVTNCKNTVQGFKRFHGRAFSDPYIQSLKSSLVYDLAQMPSGTTGIKVMYMEEEKVFSIEQVTAMLLTKMKETAEHALKKPVADCVVSVPCYYTDAERRSVVDAAQIAGLNCLRLMNETTAVALAYGIYKQDLPAPEEKPRIVVFVDIGHSGYQTSVCAFNKGKLKILATACDPELGGKDFDEMLVRHFCEEFGKKYKLDVKTKPRALVRLYQECEKLKKLMSANSSDLPLNIECFMNDIDVSGKLNRGQFEEMCADVLARVEAPLHNLMEQAKLKKEDIYAVEIVGGASRIPSVKERISKFFGKELSTTLNADEAVARGCALQCAILSPAFKVREFSITDAVAYPISLKWNSAAEEGLSDCEVFPKNHAAPFSKVLTFYRREPFSLEAYYNTPKELPYPDPTIGQFVIQKVVPQASGESSKVKVKVRVNIHGIFSVSSASLVEVQKTEEGEEPMDTEQQSTPEKEEEKEGNMQTDQDETKAQGDGQKEMEEEKKTLPENEEMETSPEESKTEKKSDQPPQAKKPKVKTKVLELPIENSPQWELAIDMLNLFVENEGKMIMQDKLEKERNDAKNYVEEYVYDMRDKLHGRLEKFVSEADRDILSLQLEDTENWLYEDGEDQPKQQYIDKLAELKKLGQPIQERYMESEERPRAFDDMGKQIQMYMKIVEAYKTKEEQYDHLDQEDINKVDKMVNDGMIWMNSKMNQQSKLSLTVEPAVRVREIQDKTKELYSTCNPIVTKPKPKVELPKDDKAGEQNGPVNGQEKAPAEGTEKGTADSTGNPPSTESTNPRPDMDLD, encoded by the exons ATGTCTGTGGTAGGATTCGACGTCGGCTTCCTGAACTGCTATGTTGCGGTAGCCCGAGCCGGAGGAATAGAAACTGTAGCCAATGAATACAGCGATCGGTGTACACC AGCATGCGTGTCGTTTGGACCACGGAATCGATCTATTGGTGCAGCTGCAAAAAGCCAG GTCGTCACAAACTGCAAGAACACAGTCCAAGGGTTCAAGAGATTTCATGGCCGGGCGTTTTCTGATCCGTATATCCAGAGTTTGAAATCCAGCCTGGTTTACGACCTGGCACAGATGCCTTCGGGCACCACTGGCATCAAG GTGATGtacatggaggaggagaaggtgttCAGCATTGAGCAGGTCACTGCTATGCTTCTGACCAAGATGAAAGAGACAGCTGAGCATGCACTGAAGAAACCCGTGGCTGACTGCGTTGTCTCT GTCCCCTGCTACTACACGGACGCCGAGAGGAGATCAGTGGTGGACGCAGCGCAGATCGCTGGACTCAACTGCCTGAGGCTCATGAATGAGACAACTGCAG TGGCGTTGGCGTATGGGATCTACAAGCAGGACCTCCCTGCTCCAGAGGAAAAGCCCAGGATTGTGGTGTTTGTAGACATTGGACACTCTGGATACCAGACCTCTGTCTGTGCCTTCAACAAAGGCAAGCTGAAG ATCCTTGCGACGGCCTGCGACCCGGAGCTGGGCGGGAAGGACTTTGACGAGATGCTGGTGAGACACTTCTGTGAGGAGTTTGGGAAGAAGTACAAGCTGGACGTGAAGACCAAGCCCAGGGCTCTCGTCAGGCTCTACCAGGAGTGTGAGAAACTCAAGAAACTGATGAGCGCTAACTCCTCAGACCTGCCCCTCAACATCGAGTGCTTTATGAACGACATTGATGTGTCTGGAAAACTCAACAG GGGTCAATTTGAGGAGATGTGTGCTGACGTTCTGGCCAGAGTGGAGGCACCACTGCACAACCTGATGGAGCAAGCCA AGCTTAAGAAGGAGGACATCTATGCGGTGGAAATAGTGGGCGGGGCCTCCCGTATCCCGTCTGTCAAAGAGAGGATCAGCAAATTCTTTGGGAAGGAGCTGAGCACCACCCTGAATGCTGATGAGGCAGTGGCCAGAGGATGTGCCCTGCAG TGTGCAATCCTGTCCCCTGCATTCAAAGTGCGTGAGTTCTCCATCACAGACGCAGTTGCTTACCCAATCTCTCTGAAATggaactctgctgcagaggaaggCTTGAG CGATTGCGAGGTATTCCCAAAGAACCATGCTGCACCCTTCTCCAAAGTGTTGACTTTCTACCGGAGGGAGCCTTTCTCTCTGGAAGCCTACTACAACACCCCCAAAGAGCTGCCGTACCCCGATCCCACCATAG GTCAGTTTGTGATCCAGAAGGTGGTTCCCCAGGCGTCTGGGGAGAGCTCCAAAGTCAAGGTGAAGGTGAGGGTCAACATCCACGGCATCTTCAGTGTCTCCTCAGCCTCGCTGGTGGAGGTCCAGAAGACCGAGGAAGGAGAGGAGCCCATGGACACAGAACAGCAGTCAACAccggagaaggaggaagagaaagag GGCAACATGCAGACTGACCAGGATGAGACAAAGGCCCAAGGAGATGGACAGAaagagatggaagaggagaagaagacgCTGCCGGAGAATGAGGAGATGGAG aCCTCCCCAGAGGAGAGTAAGACAGAGAAGAAGTCTGACCAGCCTCCCCAGGCCAAGAAGCCCAAAGTCAAGACAAAAGTCTTGGAGCTTCCCATCGAGAATAGCCCTCAGTGGGAGCTGGCCATCGACATGCTCAACCTCTTTGTAGAAAATgag GGTAAAATGATCATGCAGGACAagctggagaaggagagaaaCGATGCTAAGAATTACGTGGAGGAGTATGTGTACGACATGAGGGACAAACTACACGGCAGGCTGGAGAAATTTGTCAGTGAAGCT GATCGGGATATCCTGTCATTACAACTGGAGGACACAGAGAACTGGCTGTATGAAGATGGAGAGGACCAACCTAAACAACAGTACATTGACAAACTGGCTGAGCTGAAG AAACTGGGCCAGCCTATCCAGGAGAGGTACATGGAGTCTGAGGAAAGACCCAGAGCCTTCGATGACATGGGGAAACAGATCCAGATGTACATGAAGATCGTTGAAGCTTATAAAACCAAG GAGGAGCAGTATGACCATTTGGACCAGGAAGATATCAACAAGGTGGATAAGATGGTGAATGATGGTATGATCTGGATGAACAGCAAGATGAACCAGCAAAGTAAACTGAGCTTGACTGTGGAGCCTGCTGTTAGAGTCAGAGAGATACAGGACAAGACTAAG GAGCTATACTCCACCTGCAACCCCATCGTGACCAAGCCCAAGCCCAAGGTGGAGCTGCCTAAGGACGACAAGGCAGGGGAGCAGAATGGACCAGTCAACGGCCAGGAGAAAGCCCCAGCAGAGGGCACTGAGAAGGGGACCGCAGACAGCACAGGCAACCCCCCCTCCACGGAATCCACCAACCCTAGACCTGACATGGACCTTGACTAA